From the Aspergillus puulaauensis MK2 DNA, chromosome 1, nearly complete sequence genome, the window CAAAATAGGCACGGTGCGCGTCTAGATGCTGCCAACAAAGACTGGCACTtgacttcttcaacgccctaTGACCCACCTTTATCGTATGGAGGCTGGCTCCAGTCGCGCGCTCTTGGGTCACGAATCATCAACGAGGTGCGTTTGTTGGAGGACCAACTAGGCGGATCGACGCACGATGCGCAAGACTCGCACCTCCAAGctcatcgtcctcgagaACGAAAACAGAAGCCGAGAGTCATCCTCCATACCTCCCCTTTCCTGCGCTGCGTGCAAACGGCCATCGCTATTAGCTCCGGTATCAACCAAAACTATACCGATTTAGAATCCCTACATGGGTCACGACTTCCAACGTCACCCAGTTCAAACAACAATCCTGCTATACCCGAGTCAATAGCCAGTGCCGGATCAGCGACTCACTCTAAAAATAACCCTCGGTCCCTTCTACGCGTTGACGCCTGTCTTGGAGAATGGCTGAACCCCGAGTACTTCGAGAGCATtattcctcctcccaagtcAGAGAGAATGGTTGCGGCCGCAAAGACAGAACTCTTGCGCCGTGATGACAGCATCATCCCAGCGGCCGACAAACATGCTACTCCAACCTCGCGCCATTTTCCTAGCGGCTGGAGTAGTCCGAATCccagccaggaggaagaagaacccaAAAATGAAACCGAGTCGGCGCCCATTCCCACCAACCCGGGACAAAGGAATCGTGCTGGTAGTTACGATTCTCTGAAGGCAATACACACCCCATGGGGCCGACGAATGTTGAAGGTCAACACAGATATTCCCGCCGTTCCTGACGCGGCATACTCACCACCTATCCCAAGTTACGCGATCTCGCCCTCAAATCCTATTCCAGACGGTTACGTAACACATGCGCGTGATGCTTGCGTCCTGGTTGACTATCAGTGGGATAGCATGCGTGAACCGCAGAACTGGGGCAGTGGAGGTGAATATGGCGATGAATGGAGTACCATGCTTACGCGCTTTAGCAACGGTATTGAGCGGATGATCTCATGGTACGAAAACGATGATGCTTCGACAGcacctcttcatcgccggaCCCGCTCGCAGTTACAGTTCTTGGGACAGGATGAAGTGGAGGATTCTGCGGGCGACACCATTTTAATAATCGTGACTCACGGAGCCGGTTGCAATGCGCTGATAGGTGCGCTATCGGGTCAGCCAACGCTGGTAAACGTCGCCACAGCTTCTCTCACACTCGCTGTTCGTAAGGACTGTATGAGAGAGACATCATCGATCTACGGGCGAACAAAGGTATATGACTCGCGCAGTAAGATATCCGGGCCGGAAGATTACAGCCTAGTCGACGTCGCATCAACAGATCATTTGCGACCCGGAACAAGTCCGAGTGCCTCGATCCGCTCTCCCATCACGAGCAGTACACCACCTCCCTCCATTCCTTCATATCGACATCGTTCGACAATCTCCTCAGGCCCCATTCTACTGAGCCCGTCTCTAAAACCCGGTATGGGCTTGCACTCCTGGACAACCCCTCGGGCCTCTTCGGGGCTCTGGAGCTCTGTTTCAGGCGATCGCGATACGGCCGACGATCTGGTTCCCAATTTTGGAAGTCCTGTCTCTCCACCCCCGTCATCACTTTCAGGGATGGACGGTCTCAGCTTGAACCCTGGGCCGACTTCTGGGGAGTCAACACCGTCAGGACCACTACCGCAGCGAACACCGTCCCAACGCGGTCTCTGGCGAAGTGCACCGCTTAACAAAGAGCGGTCCGCTCATTCAAATCGGCGTTGGACAGTAGCTGAGAGACCACTATGAATTTGTCTTATGGACACCACTCCCTGTTGTTATTATTGCATACCTCTCTCACACCAGCCCAGTTAGGCTTTAGGTGCCTCACGACATTTACGTATAATGACTGAAACGATTTGGCATTTCAGGGCAGTCTAGTTGACAGACTGGGTCTTTGAGTTATGACTCGCTTATATCATCTCAATTCACGCTGTACAAAAACGCCCCCCAATAGGAATATTTGCATCTATAATAACCTTCTTCCACTAAAGTAGCCTGGTCGATCCTCCGCAATACGTAATTGCTGATTGGCGGGGCACGCCTCGGTGCCTGAGTGCCTGACAGCAATTGTCCCGCAGCTCCCGCGTGCTCACCGTGTCCAAGACTCCAAACAATGATTCCTTCTATCCACCCACCCCCCTCCTTAGTCTTCTCCCTCGTTGCTGCGTAGCCAGGAGCACTCCGCCCTTTTTTGCATATATACGCGCCCAGCATGGCTTCCATTGAAACCGATGGTTCATCCGTGACCTATTCTTCTGAAAGAACCGGCGTCCCCGACCTCCGCCTTATCCACTACAATGACGTCTATCACGTTGAGTGTGTCAATACTCTATATCCTTTGTTTCCTATGCCTTTCCGTATGG encodes:
- a CDS encoding uncharacterized protein (COG:G;~EggNog:ENOG410PK79;~InterPro:IPR013078,IPR029033), with protein sequence MGKPPAAIIIARHGARLDAANKDWHLTSSTPYDPPLSYGGWLQSRALGSRIINEVRLLEDQLGGSTHDAQDSHLQAHRPRERKQKPRVILHTSPFLRCVQTAIAISSGINQNYTDLESLHGSRLPTSPSSNNNPAIPESIASAGSATHSKNNPRSLLRVDACLGEWLNPEYFESIIPPPKSERMVAAAKTELLRRDDSIIPAADKHATPTSRHFPSGWSSPNPSQEEEEPKNETESAPIPTNPGQRNRAGSYDSLKAIHTPWGRRMLKVNTDIPAVPDAAYSPPIPSYAISPSNPIPDGYVTHARDACVLVDYQWDSMREPQNWGSGGEYGDEWSTMLTRFSNGIERMISWYENDDASTAPLHRRTRSQLQFLGQDEVEDSAGDTILIIVTHGAGCNALIGALSGQPTLVNVATASLTLAVRKDCMRETSSIYGRTKVYDSRSKISGPEDYSLVDVASTDHLRPGTSPSASIRSPITSSTPPPSIPSYRHRSTISSGPILLSPSLKPGMGLHSWTTPRASSGLWSSVSGDRDTADDLVPNFGSPVSPPPSSLSGMDGLSLNPGPTSGESTPSGPLPQRTPSQRGLWRSAPLNKERSAHSNRRWTVAERPL